Proteins from a single region of Desulfolutivibrio sulfoxidireducens:
- a CDS encoding NAD(P)H-dependent flavin oxidoreductase, with protein MALPRLVIGDLTIPIPIIQGGMGIGVSLAGLASAVADAGGVGVISAAGIGGEESDFKSNYITANSRALRREIREARGRTSGVLGVNIMVALTNYADLVQVSVEEGIDIIFSGAGLPLDLPRHLAGKTSPKLVPIVSSGRAATVICKKWRSRFDRLPDAFVVEGPMAGGHLGFKPDQIANENFRLERLVPEVITAVAAFDPSIPIIAAGGIYTGADIRKYLDMGAKAVQMGTRFVATHECDAAPAFKQAYVDAKKEDMHIIKSPVGLPGRVIRNTFIDKVEDGKRCPFSCPFHCLRGCEYTSSPFCITLALLNAKRGNMDNGLIFAGENAWRVTGIVSVAELFAELINDYDATFHA; from the coding sequence ATGGCGTTGCCTCGGCTTGTCATTGGGGATTTGACCATCCCCATCCCCATCATCCAGGGAGGAATGGGCATCGGCGTTTCCCTGGCCGGCCTGGCCTCGGCCGTGGCCGACGCCGGCGGCGTGGGAGTGATTTCCGCGGCCGGAATCGGCGGCGAGGAATCGGACTTCAAGAGCAACTATATCACGGCCAACTCCCGAGCCCTTCGCCGCGAGATTCGCGAGGCCAGAGGCCGCACCTCCGGGGTCCTGGGCGTCAACATCATGGTCGCCCTGACCAACTACGCCGACCTGGTCCAGGTCTCGGTCGAGGAAGGGATCGACATCATCTTTTCCGGCGCGGGCCTGCCCCTGGACCTGCCTCGCCACCTGGCCGGCAAGACCTCTCCCAAACTCGTGCCCATCGTCTCCTCAGGGCGCGCCGCTACGGTGATCTGTAAGAAATGGCGTTCCCGCTTCGACCGCCTGCCCGACGCCTTCGTGGTCGAAGGGCCCATGGCCGGGGGCCATCTGGGTTTCAAGCCGGACCAGATCGCCAATGAGAATTTTCGCCTGGAACGGCTCGTGCCCGAGGTCATCACGGCCGTTGCCGCCTTCGATCCGTCCATTCCGATCATCGCCGCCGGCGGCATCTACACCGGCGCGGACATCCGGAAATACCTGGACATGGGGGCCAAGGCCGTGCAGATGGGCACCCGCTTCGTGGCCACCCACGAATGCGACGCGGCCCCGGCCTTCAAACAGGCCTATGTGGACGCGAAGAAAGAGGACATGCACATCATCAAAAGCCCGGTGGGACTGCCCGGACGGGTCATCCGCAACACCTTCATCGACAAGGTGGAGGACGGCAAACGCTGCCCCTTTTCCTGTCCCTTCCACTGCCTGCGCGGCTGCGAATACACGTCGAGCCCCTTCTGCATCACCCTGGCGCTTCTCAACGCCAAACGCGGCAACATGGACAACGGCCTGATCTTTGCCGGCGAAAACGCCTGGCGGGTGACCGGCATCGTGTCCGTGGCCGAACTCTTCGCCGAACTCATAAACGACTACGACGCCACCTTCCACGCCTAA
- the recA gene encoding recombinase RecA — MAKKTANPDMMRSDALATALTTIERKYGQGSVMRLEDTAHVKIPVIPTGSIGLDMALGVGGIPRGRITEIFGPESSGKTTLALHIIAEAQKAGGTAAFIDAEHALDVNYAKRLGVKTDELLISQPDYGEQALDIADLLVRSGAVDVVVVDSVAALIPQAELEGDMGDTQVGGQARLMSHAMRKLTGTIHKSRTSVVFINQIRMKIGMTGYGNPETTSGGNALKFYASIRLDIRRIQTLKDKEESYGNRCRVKVVKNKVAPPFREAQFDILYGTGVSREGELLDMGVEAGIVDKSGAWFAFGGERLGQGRENVRAFLQENTEIREAVEKKLMEHLGLAEPSDAPGSPAEADDGM, encoded by the coding sequence ATGGCCAAAAAGACCGCCAACCCGGACATGATGCGCAGCGATGCCCTCGCCACCGCCCTGACCACCATCGAACGCAAGTACGGACAGGGCTCGGTCATGCGTCTCGAAGACACGGCCCACGTGAAAATCCCGGTCATTCCCACCGGCTCCATCGGATTGGACATGGCCCTGGGCGTGGGCGGCATCCCCCGGGGACGCATCACCGAAATCTTCGGCCCCGAGTCCTCGGGCAAGACCACCCTGGCCCTGCACATCATCGCCGAGGCCCAGAAGGCGGGCGGCACCGCGGCCTTCATCGACGCCGAACACGCCCTGGACGTCAACTACGCCAAACGCCTGGGGGTCAAAACCGACGAACTGCTCATCTCCCAGCCCGACTACGGCGAACAGGCCCTGGACATCGCCGACCTCCTGGTGCGCTCGGGAGCCGTGGACGTGGTGGTCGTGGACTCGGTGGCCGCGCTCATCCCCCAGGCCGAACTCGAGGGCGACATGGGCGACACCCAGGTGGGCGGACAGGCCAGGCTCATGTCCCATGCCATGCGCAAGCTCACCGGCACCATTCACAAATCCCGCACCTCCGTGGTGTTCATCAACCAGATCCGCATGAAGATCGGCATGACCGGCTACGGCAACCCAGAAACCACCTCCGGCGGCAACGCGCTCAAGTTCTACGCCAGCATCCGCCTGGACATCCGGCGCATCCAGACGCTCAAGGACAAGGAAGAGAGTTACGGCAACCGCTGCCGGGTCAAGGTGGTCAAAAACAAGGTGGCCCCGCCGTTTCGCGAGGCCCAGTTCGACATCCTCTACGGCACCGGCGTCTCCCGCGAGGGCGAACTCCTGGACATGGGCGTGGAGGCCGGCATCGTGGACAAGTCCGGGGCCTGGTTCGCCTTCGGCGGCGAACGCCTGGGCCAGGGCCGCGAGAACGTGCGGGCCTTTTTGCAGGAAAACACCGAGATTCGCGAGGCCGTCGAAAAAAAGCTCATGGAACACCTGGGCCTGGCCGAACCCTCGGACGCCCCGGGCAGTCCCGCCGAGGCCGACGACGGCATGTAG
- a CDS encoding sensor domain-containing diguanylate cyclase, with protein MIESTLFESHFDLIPFAIYAVDVATHEIIFSNKQFRELFGDHRGTSCHRALYDLDRPCAFCRIPDLVTRDGQPNGRTLVFEHFNDAADCWFQLQERAMAWPDGRVVKYSIAVDISELKKTQNQLAEAHAQLALKNKDLARLAVTDPLTGLCNRLRLDKVLADEAARLERHGRIFSVIIADIDHFKRINDEHGHAAGDAALRDLARVLARSVRATDTVGRFGGEEFLVICPETDLAGAGRLAEVLRCRVAEVTHAAGGRLTMSFGAAQARSGEDPSKVVGRADAALYLAKAEGRDRVRLADVPAD; from the coding sequence ATGATCGAGAGCACCCTTTTTGAGTCCCATTTCGACCTGATCCCCTTCGCCATCTACGCCGTGGACGTGGCCACCCACGAGATCATCTTCAGCAACAAGCAGTTCAGGGAGCTTTTCGGGGACCACAGGGGCACGTCCTGCCACCGGGCCCTGTACGATCTGGACAGGCCCTGCGCCTTTTGCCGGATTCCGGATCTTGTCACCCGCGACGGCCAGCCCAACGGCCGGACCCTGGTCTTCGAGCATTTCAACGACGCCGCCGACTGCTGGTTCCAGCTTCAGGAGCGGGCCATGGCCTGGCCCGACGGGAGGGTGGTCAAGTATTCCATCGCCGTGGACATCTCCGAGCTCAAAAAGACCCAGAACCAACTGGCCGAGGCCCATGCCCAACTGGCCCTGAAGAACAAGGACCTGGCCCGCCTGGCCGTCACCGATCCCCTGACCGGGCTGTGCAACCGCCTGCGCCTGGACAAGGTGCTGGCGGACGAGGCGGCCCGCCTGGAGCGCCATGGCCGGATTTTCTCGGTGATCATCGCCGATATCGACCACTTCAAGCGCATAAACGACGAGCACGGCCACGCCGCGGGGGACGCGGCGCTTCGGGACCTGGCCCGGGTTCTGGCCCGGTCGGTGCGGGCCACGGATACGGTGGGGCGGTTCGGGGGGGAGGAATTCCTGGTGATCTGCCCGGAAACGGATCTGGCCGGGGCCGGGCGGCTGGCCGAGGTCCTGCGTTGCCGCGTGGCCGAGGTGACCCATGCCGCCGGCGGACGGCTGACCATGAGTTTCGGGGCGGCCCAGGCCCGGTCCGGTGAGGACCCCTCGAAAGTGGTCGGCCGGGCCGACGCCGCGCTGTACCTGGCCAAGGCCGAGGGCCGGGATAGGGTGCGCCTGGCGGACGTCCCCGCGGACTGA
- the dprA gene encoding DNA-processing protein DprA, producing the protein MDSPRPPAPRAPQAAQAGDGPSPGDLDLEYQACLALRHCPGIGPKTWKRLLSAFENAREACARAADWTSLRLVDSRAAAAFREGRHRPAARAEYEKAGAKGLRAVVHSDPAFPDVLRHIPDPPILLYVAGDVSLLSSPAVALVGARQCSRYGFDAAMRLGRELSRAGVAVVSGLAHGIDRQAHLAGLSEVGGSIAVLGTGIDLVYPDSNLDVWKALAEEGLIVTEFPPGTHPLPANFPIRNRIISGLSLGVAVIEAAARSGSLITARLALEQGREVFALPGPVHLPTFEGCHRLIKEGALLVQGGGDILEALAPRLAEYVRREPGKTPPATPDPRHGVGLRERPAGPRRPLPPSLPPGHAPPENAEAVVPAPQTPGPPVPLPEDLSDLERLLLGAFHDGEKRHLDALSQELGLASQMVSRTLVQLELKGLVRKWPGMYYGLEQDTRHAPCRKSP; encoded by the coding sequence ATGGACAGTCCGCGCCCGCCAGCCCCCCGAGCCCCACAGGCCGCCCAGGCTGGCGACGGGCCATCCCCCGGAGACCTGGACCTCGAGTACCAGGCCTGCCTGGCCCTGCGCCACTGCCCGGGGATAGGCCCCAAAACCTGGAAACGCCTGCTGTCCGCCTTTGAAAACGCCCGCGAGGCCTGTGCCCGGGCCGCCGACTGGACAAGCCTGCGGCTGGTCGACTCCCGGGCCGCCGCAGCCTTCCGGGAGGGCCGCCATCGCCCGGCGGCCCGGGCCGAATACGAAAAGGCCGGGGCCAAGGGCCTTCGGGCCGTGGTCCACTCCGACCCGGCCTTCCCCGATGTCCTGCGGCACATCCCGGATCCGCCCATCCTGCTCTACGTCGCCGGCGACGTCTCCCTGCTTTCGTCCCCGGCCGTGGCCCTGGTGGGGGCCAGGCAGTGTTCCCGCTACGGCTTCGACGCGGCCATGCGCCTCGGGCGGGAGCTCTCCCGGGCCGGGGTGGCGGTGGTCTCCGGGCTGGCCCACGGCATCGACCGCCAGGCCCATCTGGCCGGGCTGTCCGAGGTCGGCGGGTCCATCGCCGTGCTCGGCACGGGCATCGACCTGGTCTATCCCGACTCCAACCTGGACGTATGGAAGGCCCTGGCCGAGGAGGGACTGATCGTCACCGAGTTCCCGCCGGGGACCCATCCGCTGCCGGCCAATTTTCCCATCCGCAACCGGATCATAAGCGGCCTGTCGCTCGGGGTGGCGGTCATCGAGGCCGCGGCCAGAAGCGGCAGCCTGATCACCGCCCGTCTGGCCCTGGAACAGGGCCGGGAGGTCTTCGCCCTGCCCGGTCCCGTGCATCTGCCCACCTTCGAGGGCTGTCACCGGCTGATCAAGGAGGGCGCGCTTCTGGTGCAGGGCGGGGGCGACATCCTTGAGGCCCTGGCCCCCCGGCTGGCCGAATACGTGCGCCGGGAACCCGGGAAAACGCCCCCGGCGACGCCCGATCCCCGGCACGGCGTCGGCCTGCGGGAACGTCCGGCCGGGCCGCGTCGTCCGCTCCCCCCCTCCCTGCCGCCCGGGCATGCGCCGCCCGAAAACGCCGAGGCCGTGGTTCCCGCGCCGCAGACCCCGGGGCCGCCTGTACCCTTGCCCGAGGATCTGAGCGACCTGGAGCGCCTGCTCCTTGGCGCGTTCCACGACGGCGAAAAACGTCACCTGGACGCCCTGAGCCAGGAACTTGGCCTGGCCAGCCAGATGGTCAGCCGGACACTCGTGCAGCTCGAACTCAAGGGGCTTGTGCGAAAATGGCCGGGAATGTACTACGGCCTTGAGCAGGATACGAGGCACGCCCCATGCAGAAAATCCCCCTGA
- the uraA gene encoding uracil permease → MARKTIQVQEKVPFLQGIPLSFQHLFAMFGASVLVPTLFKIDPAVVLLMNGIGTLIYLVLCKGRAPAFLGSSFAFLSPVFVVLGANQGLWGQNYPLALGGFIASGLIFFAVALVIWKFGPGWIDFVLPPATMGPIVALIGLELASVATGMAGFTPDANGAYDAGGIFVAIVTLCTVAFGSLLFRGFMAVIPVLTGIIVGYVVSIPLGLVHFDRIAAAPILAFPTVYTPIFDINAILIIIPASLVVISEHIGHLVVTGNIVGRDLTRDPGLHRSLMGDGVSTALSGFCGSVPTTTYGENIGVMAITRVYSVWVIGGAAVISIVLAFIGKLSAVIQSIPGPVMGGICILLFGVIAASGIRMLVEAKVDYSKPINLTLTAIVLIVGISGVAVKIGTVELKGMALATVVGMALSLVFHLLERFGLVSGQTDI, encoded by the coding sequence ATGGCCAGAAAGACGATCCAGGTTCAGGAAAAGGTTCCGTTTCTTCAGGGAATACCCTTGAGCTTCCAGCACCTTTTCGCCATGTTCGGGGCCTCGGTCCTGGTGCCGACGCTTTTTAAGATCGATCCGGCCGTGGTGCTTTTGATGAACGGCATCGGCACCCTCATCTATCTCGTGCTGTGCAAGGGCCGGGCTCCGGCCTTTCTGGGGTCGAGCTTCGCCTTTTTGTCGCCGGTCTTCGTGGTCCTGGGCGCGAACCAGGGCCTCTGGGGCCAGAACTATCCCCTGGCCCTGGGCGGATTCATCGCCTCGGGCCTGATCTTTTTCGCCGTGGCCCTCGTCATCTGGAAATTCGGCCCGGGCTGGATCGATTTCGTCCTGCCCCCGGCCACCATGGGACCCATCGTGGCGCTTATCGGCCTGGAACTGGCCAGCGTGGCCACGGGCATGGCCGGATTCACTCCGGACGCAAACGGCGCCTACGACGCCGGCGGGATTTTCGTGGCCATCGTGACGCTTTGCACCGTGGCCTTCGGGTCCCTGCTGTTTCGGGGATTCATGGCCGTCATTCCGGTCCTGACCGGCATCATCGTGGGCTACGTGGTGTCCATCCCCCTGGGGCTGGTCCATTTCGATCGTATCGCCGCGGCCCCGATCCTGGCCTTCCCCACGGTCTACACCCCCATCTTCGACATAAACGCCATCCTGATCATCATCCCGGCCTCCCTGGTGGTCATCTCCGAGCATATCGGCCACCTGGTGGTCACCGGCAACATCGTCGGCCGCGACCTGACCCGGGACCCCGGGCTGCACCGCTCGCTCATGGGCGACGGGGTGTCCACTGCGCTGTCGGGATTCTGCGGCTCCGTGCCCACCACCACCTACGGCGAGAACATCGGGGTCATGGCCATAACCAGGGTCTATTCCGTGTGGGTCATCGGCGGCGCGGCGGTCATCTCCATCGTCCTGGCCTTCATCGGCAAGCTCTCGGCCGTGATCCAGTCCATTCCCGGCCCGGTCATGGGCGGCATCTGCATCCTGCTCTTCGGGGTCATCGCCGCCTCGGGCATCCGCATGCTGGTGGAGGCCAAGGTGGATTATTCCAAACCCATCAACCTGACGCTTACGGCCATCGTGCTCATCGTGGGCATAAGCGGCGTGGCCGTGAAGATCGGCACGGTGGAACTCAAGGGCATGGCCCTGGCCACGGTGGTGGGCATGGCCCTGTCGCTCGTTTTCCACCTGCTGGAACGTTTTGGCCTGGTCAGCGGCCAGACGGACATCTAG
- the upp gene encoding uracil phosphoribosyltransferase, with product MPVTVVDHPLVRHKLGLLRQKDISTKAFRDLANEIARLLTYEAAKDLRTEKMTIEGWAGPVTVEQIHGKKITVVPILRAGLGMLDGVLDLIPGAKVSVVGMYRNEETLEPVSYYVKLAKKIHKRTALILDPMLATGGTLLATVKLLKEHGCKRIKGLFLVAAPEGLARLEREHPDVDVYVASIDERLNEVGYILPGLGDAGDKIFGTK from the coding sequence ATGCCGGTCACCGTCGTCGACCATCCCCTGGTGCGCCACAAGCTTGGGCTCTTGCGCCAAAAGGACATCAGCACCAAGGCCTTTCGCGACCTGGCCAACGAGATCGCCCGGCTTCTGACCTACGAGGCGGCCAAGGACCTCCGGACCGAAAAGATGACCATCGAGGGCTGGGCCGGTCCGGTTACGGTGGAGCAGATCCACGGCAAGAAAATCACCGTGGTGCCCATCCTGCGCGCCGGGCTGGGCATGCTCGACGGGGTTTTGGACCTCATCCCCGGGGCCAAGGTCAGCGTGGTGGGCATGTACCGCAACGAGGAGACGCTCGAACCCGTGAGCTATTACGTCAAGCTGGCGAAAAAGATCCACAAGCGCACGGCCCTTATCCTGGACCCCATGCTGGCCACGGGCGGTACGCTTCTGGCCACGGTGAAGCTGCTTAAAGAGCACGGCTGCAAACGGATCAAGGGGCTTTTCCTGGTGGCCGCGCCGGAAGGGCTGGCCCGGCTTGAGCGGGAACATCCGGACGTGGACGTGTATGTGGCCTCCATCGACGAGCGGTTAAACGAGGTAGGCTACATCCTGCCCGGACTGGGCGACGCCGGGGACAAGATCTTCGGCACCAAGTAG
- a CDS encoding tyrosine recombinase XerC: protein MSWTNDAGKKRRPNRARTADPAEPAPPAGLPGPVSDFLDYLAGQKGYSPATVAAYAGDVAQFEEHLARRGLTLADPARIAREHVRGFLAELHRLRMGKASMGRKLSSLRGLFRFLQHKKLVPKSPLAGVKNPKGEKRHPGVLNADQAKALVEAGDDLDPRSLRDMALAELLYGAGLRISEAVTLDLLDVDLSQGLARVLGKGGKQRLAPMGEAARERLLAYLRVRGAFSPAPGERAFFLGSRGARLNRRQAARILADMSAGAGLPQRVHPHMLRHSFATHLLQAGADLRSVQELLGHSRLATTQRYTHLDLTQIMRTYDAAHPLGAAGPGHAAVPDGAVPDTPAPGAKKRRTHPEAPGKTPATAAPARKPTAKKASPKPAAPTTKSVPPARGRK from the coding sequence ATGTCCTGGACAAACGACGCGGGGAAAAAGCGCCGCCCAAACCGGGCGCGAACGGCTGATCCGGCCGAGCCCGCCCCTCCCGCCGGCCTTCCCGGACCCGTTTCGGACTTCCTGGACTATCTCGCCGGGCAAAAGGGCTATTCGCCGGCCACGGTGGCGGCCTATGCCGGGGATGTGGCCCAGTTCGAGGAGCACCTCGCCCGCCGGGGGCTGACCCTGGCCGATCCGGCCCGGATCGCCAGGGAGCACGTGCGCGGCTTTCTGGCCGAACTGCACCGGTTGCGCATGGGCAAGGCCTCCATGGGCCGCAAGCTCTCCAGCCTGCGCGGGCTGTTCCGTTTTTTGCAGCACAAAAAGCTGGTCCCCAAAAGCCCCCTGGCCGGGGTGAAAAACCCCAAAGGCGAGAAGCGCCATCCCGGCGTGCTCAACGCCGACCAGGCCAAGGCCCTGGTCGAGGCCGGGGACGACCTCGATCCCCGGTCGCTTCGGGACATGGCCCTGGCCGAACTGCTCTACGGCGCGGGCCTGCGCATAAGCGAGGCCGTGACCCTGGACCTTTTGGACGTGGATCTGTCCCAGGGCCTGGCCCGGGTCCTGGGCAAGGGCGGCAAGCAGCGCCTGGCGCCCATGGGCGAGGCGGCCCGGGAGCGCCTGCTGGCCTATCTTCGCGTGCGCGGGGCCTTTTCGCCCGCCCCGGGCGAGCGGGCGTTTTTTCTGGGATCGCGCGGGGCCAGGCTCAACCGGCGGCAGGCGGCCCGGATACTTGCCGACATGTCCGCCGGGGCCGGGCTGCCGCAACGCGTTCATCCGCACATGCTGCGCCACAGCTTCGCCACGCACCTGCTCCAGGCCGGGGCGGACTTAAGGTCCGTGCAGGAGCTTTTAGGCCATTCCCGGCTGGCCACCACCCAGCGCTACACCCACCTGGACCTGACCCAGATCATGCGCACCTATGATGCGGCCCATCCTCTGGGGGCGGCCGGTCCCGGGCACGCGGCGGTTCCGGACGGAGCGGTTCCGGACACTCCTGCCCCGGGCGCGAAAAAACGCCGGACGCATCCGGAAGCGCCCGGCAAGACCCCGGCCACGGCCGCGCCGGCCCGCAAGCCCACGGCCAAAAAGGCCTCTCCAAAACCCGCCGCGCCCACGACGAAATCCGTCCCACCGGCCCGGGGCCGGAAATAA
- the ybgF gene encoding tol-pal system protein YbgF — MPVLLGCKTTGPIVQASTDFRLQNIEAALVKIQGEVKALEDKQAAGDQSWSEVRSKLDELTSLVRSKAPGGLGATEQETPPPWAGSASTLPAGRTDSGRPPKGTPASAGAGQPPVGAGGTRFPPAEPGRPFPGTPPGQTAQAVQDAASFRPSPPPATPAPGTSGAPSEKAASEPLSPAGELAAASPPVSPARPAGNPAKTWELPGPGDGVASGATTQPERGTGPAVLSPYPAEVPTPQGLPPTAPPAQAKAQTGPVATAVQAPSPPARTPAAPAASGESARASQATGPEPKPVGAPSSAVPAATASPYADKSSAAEEADYNKALKLALNGKPREAKAAFSEFLVRHPQSRLEPNVLYWIGESDFNQGDVTEAAKSFTDVSKRFPGHHKAADSLYKLGMAQEKLGNTAQAKAAYEALAKDYPASELAGAARRKAEQLSR, encoded by the coding sequence GTGCCAGTCCTTTTGGGCTGCAAGACCACGGGTCCGATCGTGCAGGCCAGCACGGATTTTCGGCTGCAAAACATCGAGGCGGCCCTGGTCAAGATTCAGGGCGAGGTCAAGGCCCTGGAGGACAAGCAGGCCGCCGGGGACCAGAGCTGGTCCGAGGTGCGCTCCAAACTTGACGAATTGACCTCGCTCGTCCGGTCCAAGGCGCCTGGGGGCCTCGGGGCCACGGAGCAGGAGACGCCGCCGCCGTGGGCCGGGTCCGCATCGACCTTGCCGGCGGGCCGGACGGATTCGGGGAGGCCCCCCAAGGGCACCCCGGCGTCGGCCGGCGCAGGGCAGCCCCCCGTCGGAGCGGGGGGCACGCGGTTCCCTCCGGCCGAACCCGGGCGACCTTTTCCAGGCACCCCCCCCGGCCAGACGGCCCAGGCGGTCCAGGACGCCGCGTCGTTTCGCCCCTCGCCGCCTCCCGCGACGCCGGCCCCCGGAACTTCCGGCGCCCCATCCGAAAAAGCCGCGTCCGAGCCGCTTTCCCCGGCCGGCGAACTGGCCGCCGCGTCTCCCCCGGTTTCCCCGGCCCGGCCCGCCGGGAACCCGGCCAAAACCTGGGAGCTTCCAGGACCGGGAGACGGCGTGGCATCGGGCGCGACCACCCAGCCTGAACGCGGGACCGGACCGGCCGTCCTGTCGCCGTATCCGGCCGAGGTCCCCACGCCGCAGGGTCTTCCCCCGACGGCTCCGCCGGCCCAGGCCAAGGCCCAGACCGGCCCGGTGGCCACAGCCGTCCAGGCCCCCTCGCCCCCGGCCCGGACGCCCGCCGCGCCGGCCGCCTCCGGCGAGTCGGCCAGGGCGTCGCAGGCCACAGGCCCCGAGCCCAAACCCGTTGGCGCGCCGTCTTCCGCTGTCCCCGCCGCCACAGCCTCCCCGTATGCGGACAAATCCTCCGCCGCCGAGGAGGCCGACTACAACAAGGCCCTCAAACTGGCCCTAAACGGCAAGCCCCGCGAGGCCAAGGCCGCGTTTAGCGAATTCCTCGTCCGCCACCCGCAAAGCAGGCTCGAACCCAACGTGCTCTACTGGATCGGGGAGAGCGACTTCAACCAGGGCGACGTGACCGAGGCCGCAAAGAGCTTCACCGACGTCAGCAAACGCTTTCCGGGCCACCACAAGGCCGCAGATTCCCTGTACAAACTGGGCATGGCCCAGGAAAAACTGGGGAACACGGCGCAGGCCAAGGCCGCCTACGAGGCCCTGGCCAAGGACTATCCCGCCTCGGAGTTGGCCGGCGCCGCCAGGCGCAAGGCCGAGCAACTTTCCCGGTGA
- a CDS encoding HDOD domain-containing protein, which produces MPEDLRTERKGLILAVKDLPTLPKVLDEVAKLVERADSSTEEVAKLISMDQVLSAKVLKMVNSPIYGFPGRISSIQHALVLLGFNVLRGIIVSTSVFEIMTENMVGLWEHSLGCALASSTVARQAGLRDPEEYSVAGLLHDLGKVVATVQLPELKAEIERTVREKDVPYLDAEKEVLGFGHDRINAWLADHWKLPPNIKEGLAYHHKPHLAQLYPDMACAVHLGDFLTRVFEYGFGGDDNAPYLRPEALKRLRLKPVDVERILDHLSEQFLEISDLTFA; this is translated from the coding sequence ATGCCCGAGGATCTGCGCACGGAACGCAAGGGGCTCATTCTCGCGGTCAAGGACCTGCCCACCCTGCCCAAGGTGCTCGACGAGGTGGCCAAACTCGTGGAGCGCGCCGACTCCTCCACCGAGGAGGTGGCCAAGCTCATCTCCATGGACCAGGTGCTCTCGGCCAAGGTCTTAAAGATGGTCAACTCGCCCATCTACGGATTTCCCGGGCGCATCAGCTCCATCCAGCACGCCCTGGTGCTTCTGGGATTCAACGTGCTTCGGGGCATCATCGTCTCCACCTCGGTCTTCGAGATCATGACCGAAAACATGGTCGGCCTGTGGGAGCACAGCCTGGGCTGCGCCCTGGCCAGCTCCACCGTGGCCCGGCAGGCCGGGCTGCGCGATCCCGAGGAATATTCCGTGGCCGGGCTTCTGCACGACCTGGGCAAGGTGGTGGCCACGGTGCAGCTTCCCGAACTCAAGGCCGAAATCGAGCGCACGGTCAGGGAAAAGGACGTGCCCTACCTCGACGCCGAAAAAGAGGTCCTTGGATTCGGCCACGACCGCATCAACGCCTGGCTGGCCGACCACTGGAAGCTGCCGCCGAACATCAAGGAGGGGCTGGCCTACCACCACAAGCCGCATCTGGCCCAGCTCTATCCGGACATGGCCTGCGCCGTGCACCTGGGCGACTTTCTGACCCGGGTCTTCGAATACGGCTTCGGCGGGGACGACAACGCGCCCTACCTGCGGCCCGAGGCCTTAAAGCGCCTGCGCCTGAAGCCCGTGGACGTGGAGCGCATCCTGGATCACTTAAGCGAGCAGTTCCTGGAGATATCCGATCTCACCTTCGCCTGA
- a CDS encoding diguanylate cyclase: protein MTTDTDPRAVGRGFSRRQVVTLLTPDAAFAELMRGLWPDAEMEIAHFSRGRGAIERLFNDPPDLLVVDSDLPDMPGLDVVALVKSENVYRQVPVIYVLGQGGLDSDLDWLASEIDDFLVRPLTPPEVRARVFLTLARASRSFDANPLTRLPGNTSIIHRIQELIDRREDFALAYADLDHFKSFNDKYGFSRGDEVLMMTARVIVNTIRGFPGIKSFVGHVGGDDYVFIMPPGVVEAACKRLVATFDGIVPSFYDPEDRERGYIQSTDREGNMRTFPLMAISIAVVFNLDGRLTHYGEASQTAMTLKKKAKENPKSCYVLDKRRGEKAPPKPGANG from the coding sequence ATGACCACGGATACGGACCCGCGCGCGGTCGGCCGCGGATTCTCCCGCCGCCAGGTGGTCACGCTTCTGACCCCGGACGCGGCGTTCGCCGAGCTCATGCGCGGCCTGTGGCCCGACGCCGAGATGGAGATCGCGCATTTTTCCCGGGGCCGGGGGGCCATCGAGCGTCTTTTCAACGACCCCCCGGACCTTCTGGTGGTGGACAGCGACCTGCCGGACATGCCCGGACTGGACGTGGTGGCCCTGGTCAAAAGCGAGAACGTCTACCGCCAGGTGCCGGTCATCTACGTCCTGGGGCAAGGCGGGCTGGACTCGGACCTGGACTGGCTGGCGTCCGAGATCGACGACTTTCTGGTCCGGCCCCTGACCCCGCCGGAGGTCCGGGCCCGGGTGTTTCTGACCCTGGCCCGGGCCTCGCGGTCCTTCGACGCCAACCCCCTGACCAGGCTTCCGGGCAACACCTCCATCATCCACCGCATCCAGGAACTCATCGACCGCCGTGAGGACTTCGCCCTGGCCTACGCCGACCTGGACCACTTCAAGTCGTTCAACGACAAATACGGCTTCTCCCGGGGCGACGAGGTGCTCATGATGACCGCCCGGGTCATCGTCAACACCATCCGGGGTTTCCCGGGGATCAAATCCTTCGTGGGCCATGTTGGCGGCGACGATTACGTGTTCATCATGCCCCCGGGGGTGGTGGAGGCCGCCTGCAAACGGCTGGTGGCCACCTTCGACGGCATCGTTCCGAGCTTCTACGATCCCGAGGACCGCGAGCGCGGCTACATCCAGTCCACGGACCGGGAGGGCAACATGCGCACCTTCCCGCTCATGGCCATCTCCATCGCCGTGGTATTCAACCTGGACGGCCGGCTGACGCACTACGGCGAGGCCTCCCAGACCGCTATGACCCTCAAGAAAAAGGCCAAGGAAAACCCCAAGAGCTGCTATGTCCTGGACAAACGACGCGGGGAAAAAGCGCCGCCCAAACCGGGCGCGAACGGCTGA